In one Aggregicoccus sp. 17bor-14 genomic region, the following are encoded:
- a CDS encoding diguanylate cyclase, whose protein sequence is MSAEPVSPKSLQLQVTASATVLPGAVLIVDDSRAAQEGLAAVLAGAGVGTRSAADGAEALRLASAGAGVDLVILDLGLPGMDGLQVLRMLRASERLRHVPVLVLTARGDRETRLAALRLGADDFLPKPWDAEALLARVERCLETKRRIDALTAQAAELQKLSTTDGLTQVHNHRHFQERLREEFRRAQRYGDPLSLILVDLDHFKAVNDRHGHLAGDRVLREVSGALRQSVRDTDLLARYGGEEFAVLLPHTSVGGSLTVAERILRDVGALAVALEAAAQPAGAPVPPLRVTASVGVSALPHRSIGSAEQLFRAADEALYRAKREGRNRVCLASQVSLLAEPPARAG, encoded by the coding sequence GTGAGCGCAGAGCCAGTCAGCCCGAAGTCGCTGCAGTTGCAGGTCACGGCGTCCGCCACCGTCCTGCCCGGGGCGGTCCTGATCGTCGACGACTCGCGCGCCGCCCAGGAGGGGCTCGCGGCGGTGCTCGCCGGCGCGGGCGTGGGCACCCGCAGCGCGGCGGACGGCGCCGAGGCGCTGCGGCTCGCGAGCGCGGGTGCAGGGGTCGACCTCGTCATCCTGGACCTCGGGCTGCCCGGGATGGACGGGCTGCAGGTCCTGCGCATGCTGCGCGCGAGCGAGCGGCTGCGCCACGTGCCGGTGCTGGTGCTCACGGCGCGCGGGGACCGCGAGACCCGGCTCGCCGCGCTGCGCCTGGGCGCCGACGACTTCCTGCCCAAGCCCTGGGACGCCGAGGCGCTGCTCGCGCGCGTGGAGCGCTGCCTCGAGACGAAGCGGCGCATCGACGCGCTCACCGCCCAGGCGGCCGAGCTGCAGAAGCTCTCCACCACGGACGGGCTGACCCAGGTCCACAACCACCGCCACTTCCAGGAGCGGCTGCGCGAGGAGTTCCGCCGCGCCCAGCGCTACGGCGACCCGCTCTCGCTCATCCTGGTGGACCTGGACCACTTCAAGGCGGTGAACGACCGGCACGGCCACCTCGCCGGAGACCGGGTGCTGCGCGAGGTCTCCGGGGCGCTGCGCCAGAGCGTGCGCGACACGGACCTGCTCGCGCGCTACGGCGGCGAGGAGTTCGCGGTGCTGCTGCCGCACACCTCCGTGGGCGGCTCGCTCACGGTCGCCGAGCGCATCCTGCGCGACGTGGGCGCGCTCGCCGTGGCGCTCGAGGCCGCTGCGCAGCCCGCCGGCGCGCCGGTGCCCCCGCTGCGGGTCACCGCCTCGGTGGGGGTGAGCGCCCTGCCGCACCGCTCCATCGGCAGCGCCGAGCAGCTGTTCCGCGCCGCGGACGAGGCGCTCTACCGCGCCAAGCGCGAGGGGCGAAACCGCGTCTGCCTCGCCTCCCAGGTGAGCCTGCTCGCCGAGCCTCCAGCCAGGGCTGGCTGA
- a CDS encoding glycosyltransferase family 2 protein, with protein MSKSPSISLFFPAWNEEDYVERAVQRALAVLPRLTDDFEIIVVNDASTDRTKELAEALAARHPQVRVITHAQNLKLGGAMRTGFSASTKDVVVYSDMDLPFDLQELERALHLMSYLEADMICAFRFDRTSEGFKRIVYSFAYNLLIRNLFDIPIKDVNFSFKVVHRRVLEAVELKSQGSFIDAELVTKAIHKGFRVFQMGVDYFPRTRGVSTLASPSVIKKMLQELWQLYPETRRPGMPEHPVRLPARVTPLSAAARQPPKSHHG; from the coding sequence GTGTCGAAATCCCCCAGCATCAGCCTTTTCTTTCCGGCTTGGAACGAGGAGGACTACGTGGAGCGTGCGGTGCAGCGCGCGCTCGCGGTGCTGCCGCGCCTCACGGACGACTTCGAGATCATCGTGGTGAACGACGCGAGCACGGACCGCACGAAGGAGCTCGCCGAGGCGCTCGCCGCGCGCCACCCGCAGGTGCGGGTCATCACGCACGCGCAGAACCTGAAGCTGGGCGGCGCGATGCGCACCGGCTTCAGCGCCTCGACGAAGGACGTGGTCGTGTACTCGGACATGGACCTGCCCTTCGACCTGCAGGAGCTCGAGCGGGCGCTGCACCTGATGAGCTACCTGGAGGCGGACATGATCTGCGCGTTCCGCTTCGATCGCACGAGCGAGGGCTTCAAGCGCATCGTCTACTCGTTCGCCTACAACCTGCTCATCCGCAACCTCTTCGACATCCCGATCAAGGACGTGAACTTCAGCTTCAAGGTCGTGCACCGCCGCGTGCTCGAGGCCGTGGAGCTCAAGAGCCAGGGCTCCTTCATCGACGCGGAGCTGGTGACCAAGGCCATCCACAAGGGCTTCCGCGTGTTCCAGATGGGCGTGGACTACTTCCCGCGCACCCGCGGCGTGAGCACGCTGGCGAGCCCCTCGGTGATCAAGAAGATGCTGCAGGAGCTGTGGCAGCTGTACCCGGAGACGCGCCGGCCCGGCATGCCCGAGCACCCGGTGCGCCTGCCCGCGCGCGTGACGCCCCTGTCGGCCGCGGCGCGCCAGCCTCCCAAGTCGCACCACGGCTAG
- a CDS encoding ChbG/HpnK family deacetylase has translation MATRRLVVNADDLGLHPDIDAGILRAHREGVVTSATLLATGPSAEGAVQRARAQGLPLGVHLCLTTRLAPAAPPARVPSLAPGGRFRASWVQLSAAWARGSLRTDEVALELAAQLARARALGAEVDHLDAHQHLHLLPGVAAAVHALARAEGLPVRWPQERPRLRWLAAPGPALKTALLSGLARALPADVARLRAVGLFEAGRLTEPALLGVLERLPEGDWELGCHPGSREVQVPEDPTWRYGWEAELAALTSPRVRALLASRGIALTSYGALFPREGPTAAAR, from the coding sequence GTGGCCACCCGGCGCCTCGTCGTCAACGCGGACGACCTCGGCCTGCACCCGGACATCGATGCGGGCATCCTGCGCGCGCACCGCGAGGGCGTGGTGACGAGCGCGACCCTGCTCGCCACCGGCCCCAGCGCGGAAGGCGCGGTGCAGCGGGCGCGCGCGCAGGGGCTCCCCCTGGGCGTGCACCTGTGCCTCACCACGCGCCTTGCTCCGGCGGCGCCGCCCGCGCGCGTGCCGAGCCTCGCGCCCGGCGGCCGCTTTCGCGCGAGCTGGGTGCAGCTGAGCGCGGCGTGGGCGCGCGGGAGCCTGCGCACGGACGAGGTGGCGCTGGAGCTCGCCGCGCAGCTCGCCCGCGCGCGGGCGCTGGGCGCGGAGGTGGACCACCTGGATGCGCACCAGCACCTGCACCTGCTGCCGGGCGTGGCGGCGGCCGTGCACGCGCTCGCGCGCGCCGAGGGCCTCCCGGTGCGCTGGCCGCAGGAGCGCCCGCGCCTGCGCTGGCTCGCGGCGCCCGGCCCCGCGCTCAAGACGGCGCTGCTCTCGGGGCTCGCCCGGGCGCTGCCCGCGGACGTCGCGCGGCTGCGCGCGGTGGGGCTCTTCGAGGCGGGAAGGCTCACCGAGCCCGCCCTGCTCGGCGTGCTCGAGCGGCTGCCCGAGGGCGACTGGGAGCTGGGCTGCCACCCGGGCTCGCGCGAGGTGCAGGTGCCCGAGGACCCCACCTGGCGCTACGGCTGGGAGGCGGAGCTCGCGGCGCTCACCAGCCCGCGGGTGCGCGCGCTGCTCGCCTCCCGCGGCATCGCGCTGACGAGCTACGGCGCGCTCTTCCCGCGCGAAGGCCCTACGGCAGCTGCACGCTGA
- a CDS encoding class I SAM-dependent methyltransferase, with amino-acid sequence MNARLQQAVSLYRALPWRERFHVEARASSAPLASLVARTPAGRVADVGCGHGLLSALLAQDSARRQVVGVDPDSRKIHWARQAAGALPNVSLREGRIEDLLPAEEGRFDAVVVADVLYLLPEEAARSFLAAAFRLLKPGGRLLLNEAEADGGWRALKWRAQEWVMVQALRRTQGSGALGLLPREEQVARLIAAGFRVEEVRSLARGYSSPHVLFNAQRPA; translated from the coding sequence ATGAACGCTCGTCTCCAGCAGGCCGTGTCGCTGTACCGCGCGCTCCCGTGGCGCGAGCGCTTCCACGTGGAGGCCCGGGCGAGCAGCGCGCCGCTCGCCTCGCTCGTGGCGCGCACCCCCGCGGGCCGCGTGGCGGACGTGGGCTGTGGGCACGGGCTGCTCTCGGCCCTGCTCGCGCAGGACTCGGCGCGCCGCCAGGTGGTGGGCGTGGACCCGGACTCGCGCAAGATCCACTGGGCGCGCCAGGCCGCCGGCGCGCTGCCCAACGTGAGCCTGCGCGAGGGGCGCATCGAGGACCTGCTGCCCGCGGAGGAGGGGCGCTTCGACGCCGTGGTGGTCGCGGACGTGCTCTACCTGCTGCCGGAGGAGGCGGCGCGCAGCTTCCTCGCCGCCGCCTTCCGCCTCCTCAAGCCCGGCGGCCGCCTGCTGCTCAACGAGGCCGAGGCGGACGGGGGCTGGCGCGCGCTCAAGTGGCGCGCGCAGGAGTGGGTGATGGTGCAGGCGCTGCGCCGCACCCAGGGCAGCGGCGCGCTGGGACTGCTGCCGCGCGAGGAGCAGGTGGCGCGCCTCATCGCAGCGGGCTTCCGGGTGGAAGAGGTGCGCAGCCTCGCGCGCGGCTACAGCTCGCCGCACGTGCTGTTCAACGCCCAGCGCCCTGCCTGA
- a CDS encoding mannosyltransferase family protein produces the protein MAARRQLLGGAPLPGPIDAVLDGWAGWDSNWYLRIAREGYFFHPGEQSSVAFFPLYPLTLRAVSALGLAPIVAGALISLASGVGAVLVFTRWAQTRTSPEAARDAGLFYAFYPFAFFLYGVVYGDALFLLLVVSAFLLLERGQLLLAVLVAALATAARPVAPALVLGLLARRLEWKRERGERWSLVDALPLFAATGFLLYVLYQARAFGEPFAFVETQGAPGWEQAPGWHTWLKVVWFQRMFPPHSAGIAVRQLAHAGVTLGALALVIPTVKRLGWGYGLYALAVVGLPALSSKDFMGMGRYLLAAFPLFLTLALLVRERPRLRVPLLAACAVLLVFLAGAFGADVYVS, from the coding sequence ATGGCGGCGCGCCGGCAGCTGCTGGGCGGGGCGCCGCTGCCGGGCCCCATCGACGCGGTGCTGGACGGCTGGGCGGGCTGGGACTCCAACTGGTACCTGCGCATCGCGCGCGAGGGCTACTTCTTCCACCCGGGCGAGCAGAGCTCGGTGGCCTTCTTCCCGCTCTACCCGCTGACGCTGCGCGCGGTCTCGGCGCTGGGGCTCGCGCCCATCGTGGCCGGGGCGCTCATCAGCCTCGCTTCGGGCGTGGGCGCGGTGCTCGTCTTCACGCGCTGGGCGCAGACGCGCACCTCGCCCGAGGCGGCGCGTGACGCGGGGCTCTTCTACGCCTTCTACCCCTTCGCCTTCTTCCTCTATGGGGTGGTGTACGGCGACGCGCTGTTCCTGCTGCTGGTGGTGAGCGCCTTCCTGCTGCTCGAGCGCGGGCAGCTGCTGCTCGCGGTGCTGGTGGCGGCGCTCGCCACGGCGGCGCGGCCCGTGGCGCCCGCGCTGGTGCTGGGGCTGCTCGCGCGGCGGCTCGAGTGGAAGCGCGAGCGCGGAGAGCGCTGGAGCCTCGTGGACGCGCTGCCGCTCTTCGCCGCCACCGGCTTCCTGCTCTACGTGCTCTACCAGGCGCGCGCCTTCGGCGAGCCCTTCGCCTTCGTGGAGACGCAAGGGGCCCCCGGCTGGGAGCAGGCGCCCGGCTGGCACACTTGGCTCAAGGTGGTGTGGTTCCAGCGCATGTTCCCGCCGCACTCGGCCGGCATCGCGGTGCGCCAGCTCGCGCACGCGGGCGTCACGCTGGGGGCGCTCGCGCTGGTGATCCCCACGGTGAAGCGGCTGGGCTGGGGCTACGGGCTGTACGCGCTCGCGGTGGTGGGGCTGCCCGCGCTCTCGAGCAAGGACTTCATGGGCATGGGGCGCTACCTGCTCGCCGCCTTCCCGCTCTTCCTCACGCTGGCGCTGCTCGTGCGCGAGCGGCCGCGGCTGCGCGTGCCCCTGCTCGCCGCGTGCGCCGTGCTGCTCGTCTTCCTCGCAGGCGCCTTCGGCGCGGACGTGTACGTGTCATGA
- the fadJ gene encoding fatty acid oxidation complex subunit alpha FadJ produces the protein MAAPADFQYAVEDGVAVITLDQRESPVNTLSPETGEAFAQLLTRAMEDAAVRAVVFTSGKKDGFVAGAKVDYLQTLTTAAEAEAVSRRAQEGFEQLEAAARTKPVVAAIHGAALGGGLEWALACSYRIATDSPKTQLGLPEVQLGLLPGAGGTQRLPALTGAQAALDLILAGKTVKAQKAKKLGIVDEVVPAPILRAVALQRARELADGTRVPERGTAPAKDFGARLRELALEDNPVGRRVLFEQAKKQVLQKTRGKYPAPLKALEAVRVGLESGREKGLAAEARLFGELVVSDVSRRLVEVFFATTALKKENGTKNPEAKAREVKRVAVLGGGLMGGGIAYVASAVQGVPVRVKDKDLAGAGRALKQVQGVLDERVKRRSLTWREAAAKSSLVTAGTDYAGFKGADLVIEAVFEDLALKHRVIAETEAVTREDCIFASNTSSLPITELAKGAKRPQNVIGMHYFSPVHKMPLLEIITHAGTADWVTATCVEVGRRQGKTVIVVNDGVGFYTSRILAPYMNEAAYLLAEGADIRELDRALTDFGFPVGPITLLDEVGIDVAHKVGPIMQAAFGERLAAPSGLDAVVKDGRLGRKNGRGFYLYGGKGKKKEVDPSVYALLPHGEKRVQLDRQEMAERCSLQMVNEAIRCLGEGVLRSARDGDVGAIFGLGFPPFLGGPFRYADSFGADKLLQRLEHLQEKHGVRFTPAPLLVELARAGGRFYPAGEG, from the coding sequence ATGGCGGCCCCGGCGGACTTCCAGTACGCGGTGGAGGACGGCGTGGCCGTCATCACCCTGGACCAGCGCGAGAGCCCCGTGAACACGCTCTCACCCGAGACGGGCGAGGCCTTCGCCCAGCTGCTCACCCGCGCGATGGAGGACGCGGCCGTGCGCGCCGTGGTCTTCACCTCCGGCAAGAAGGACGGCTTCGTCGCGGGCGCGAAGGTGGACTACCTGCAGACCCTCACCACGGCGGCCGAGGCGGAAGCCGTGTCGCGCCGGGCGCAGGAGGGCTTCGAACAGCTCGAGGCGGCCGCGAGGACGAAGCCCGTGGTCGCGGCCATCCACGGCGCGGCGCTGGGCGGCGGGCTCGAGTGGGCGCTCGCCTGCAGCTACCGCATCGCCACCGACAGCCCGAAGACGCAGCTGGGCCTGCCCGAGGTGCAGCTGGGGCTCTTGCCCGGCGCGGGCGGCACGCAGCGGCTGCCCGCGCTCACCGGCGCGCAGGCGGCCCTGGATCTCATCCTCGCCGGCAAGACGGTGAAGGCGCAGAAGGCGAAGAAGCTGGGCATCGTGGACGAGGTGGTGCCCGCGCCCATCCTGCGCGCGGTGGCCCTGCAGCGCGCGCGAGAGCTCGCGGACGGCACGCGCGTGCCCGAGCGCGGGACCGCCCCGGCGAAGGACTTCGGCGCGCGCCTGCGGGAGCTCGCGCTCGAGGACAACCCGGTGGGCCGCCGCGTGCTCTTCGAGCAGGCGAAGAAGCAGGTGCTCCAGAAGACCCGCGGCAAGTACCCCGCGCCGCTCAAGGCGCTGGAGGCCGTGCGCGTGGGCCTGGAGTCGGGGCGCGAGAAGGGGCTCGCCGCCGAGGCGCGGCTCTTCGGCGAGCTGGTGGTCTCGGACGTCTCGCGCCGGCTGGTGGAGGTGTTCTTCGCCACCACCGCGCTCAAGAAGGAGAACGGCACGAAGAACCCCGAGGCGAAGGCGCGCGAGGTGAAGCGCGTGGCGGTGCTCGGCGGCGGCCTCATGGGCGGCGGCATCGCGTACGTGGCGAGCGCAGTGCAGGGCGTGCCGGTGCGCGTGAAGGACAAGGACCTCGCCGGCGCGGGGCGTGCGCTCAAGCAGGTGCAGGGCGTGCTGGACGAGCGCGTGAAGCGCCGCTCGCTCACGTGGCGCGAGGCCGCGGCGAAGAGCTCGCTGGTCACGGCGGGCACCGACTACGCGGGCTTCAAGGGCGCGGACCTGGTCATCGAGGCGGTGTTCGAGGACCTCGCGCTCAAGCACCGGGTCATCGCCGAGACCGAGGCGGTAACGCGCGAGGACTGCATCTTCGCCTCCAACACCTCGAGCCTGCCCATCACCGAGCTGGCGAAGGGGGCGAAGCGGCCGCAGAACGTGATCGGGATGCACTACTTCAGCCCGGTCCACAAGATGCCGCTGCTGGAGATCATCACCCACGCGGGCACCGCGGACTGGGTGACGGCCACCTGCGTGGAGGTGGGGCGGCGCCAGGGCAAGACGGTCATCGTGGTGAACGACGGCGTGGGCTTCTACACCTCGCGCATCCTCGCCCCGTACATGAACGAGGCGGCGTACCTGCTCGCCGAGGGCGCGGACATCCGCGAGCTGGACCGGGCGCTCACGGACTTCGGCTTCCCGGTGGGCCCCATCACGCTGCTGGACGAGGTGGGCATCGACGTGGCCCACAAGGTCGGCCCCATCATGCAGGCCGCCTTCGGCGAGCGCCTCGCGGCGCCGAGCGGGCTGGACGCCGTGGTGAAGGACGGGCGGCTGGGGCGCAAGAACGGCCGCGGCTTCTACCTCTACGGCGGCAAGGGCAAGAAGAAGGAGGTGGACCCGTCCGTGTACGCGCTGCTGCCGCACGGTGAGAAGCGGGTGCAGCTGGACCGCCAGGAGATGGCCGAGCGCTGCAGCCTGCAGATGGTCAACGAGGCCATCCGCTGCCTCGGCGAGGGCGTGCTGCGCAGCGCGCGCGACGGCGACGTGGGGGCCATCTTCGGCCTCGGCTTCCCGCCCTTCCTCGGCGGGCCCTTCCGCTACGCGGACAGCTTCGGCGCCGACAAGCTGCTGCAGCGCCTCGAGCACCTGCAGGAGAAGCACGGAGTGCGCTTCACCCCGGCGCCGCTGCTCGTGGAGCTCGCGCGCGCCGGGGGTCGTTTCTACCCGGCGGGTGAGGGCTGA
- the fadI gene encoding acetyl-CoA C-acyltransferase FadI, with protein sequence MARENTQGRRRVAIVRGLRTPFVKAGSAFAQLTALDLGRIVVQELVQRADLDPQEIDQVVFGQVIPTLTAPSIAREVVLAAGLPKRIEAFTVARACATSITAMTSAAQAIALGDVDVALAGGTEAMSDAPIFTSRPLAHALVAASRARSLPEKLKPFRKLQGKDLLPVPPAIAEYSTGLTMGESAEKMAKENGISRAEQDAIALASHHNAARAWREGRFADEVMPVVVPPAFDQVTEKDNIVRGDTSLEALGALKPVFDRKYGTITAGNASPLTDGAAALLLMSEERAKALGYEPLGFLRSYAYAATDPGDQLLQGPVYAVPTALERAGMTLGDLDLIEMHEAFAAQVASNLQALASPAFATKAGWSKPVGEVDRTRLNVNGGSIALGHPFGATGARIVTQALRELERQDKNTVMCTVCAAGGLGAVVILERA encoded by the coding sequence ATGGCACGCGAGAACACTCAGGGCCGCCGCAGGGTGGCCATCGTCCGCGGCTTGCGGACGCCCTTCGTGAAGGCGGGCAGCGCCTTCGCGCAGCTCACGGCGCTGGACCTGGGGCGCATCGTGGTCCAGGAGCTGGTGCAGCGGGCGGACCTGGATCCGCAGGAGATCGACCAGGTCGTCTTCGGCCAGGTCATCCCCACCCTGACCGCGCCCTCCATCGCGCGCGAGGTGGTGCTCGCGGCGGGGCTGCCCAAGCGCATCGAGGCCTTCACGGTGGCGCGCGCCTGCGCCACCTCCATCACCGCGATGACCTCGGCGGCGCAGGCGATTGCGCTCGGGGACGTGGACGTGGCGCTGGCCGGCGGGACCGAGGCCATGTCGGACGCGCCCATCTTCACCAGCCGCCCGCTCGCGCACGCGCTGGTGGCGGCCTCCCGGGCGCGCAGCCTCCCGGAGAAGCTCAAGCCCTTCCGCAAGCTGCAGGGCAAGGACCTGCTCCCGGTTCCGCCGGCCATCGCCGAGTACTCCACCGGCCTCACCATGGGGGAGAGCGCCGAGAAGATGGCGAAGGAGAACGGCATCAGCCGCGCCGAGCAGGACGCCATCGCGCTCGCGAGCCACCACAACGCGGCGCGCGCCTGGCGCGAGGGCCGCTTCGCCGACGAGGTGATGCCCGTAGTGGTGCCGCCCGCCTTCGACCAGGTCACCGAGAAGGACAACATCGTGCGCGGGGACACCAGCCTCGAGGCGCTGGGCGCGCTCAAGCCGGTGTTCGACCGCAAGTACGGCACCATCACCGCCGGCAACGCGAGCCCGCTCACCGACGGCGCCGCGGCGCTGCTGCTGATGAGCGAGGAGCGCGCGAAGGCGCTGGGCTACGAGCCGCTCGGCTTCCTGCGCTCCTACGCCTACGCCGCCACCGACCCCGGCGACCAGCTGCTGCAGGGCCCGGTGTACGCGGTGCCCACGGCGCTCGAGCGCGCGGGGATGACGCTCGGGGACCTGGACCTGATCGAGATGCACGAGGCCTTCGCCGCGCAGGTGGCGAGCAACCTCCAGGCGCTCGCCTCGCCCGCGTTCGCGACGAAGGCGGGTTGGAGCAAGCCGGTGGGCGAGGTGGACCGCACGCGCCTCAACGTGAACGGCGGCTCCATCGCGCTGGGCCACCCCTTCGGCGCCACGGGCGCGCGCATCGTGACCCAGGCGCTCCGCGAGCTGGAGCGGCAGGACAAGAACACCGTGATGTGCACCGTCTGTGCTGCCGGCGGCCTGGGCGCCGTCGTGATCCTGGAGCGTGCGTGA
- the manA gene encoding mannose-6-phosphate isomerase, class I encodes MERLDNVIQPYAWGSRTAIAELQGRPSPSAGPEAELWLGAHPGAPSRVSSGSLLEHIRAAPERVLGAPVVQRFGEGLPFLLKVLAADTPLSLQAHPSLEQAREGHAREDALGVARTAAHRNYKDSNHKPELICALTPFDALCGFRRVEDTLALFAALGAQRLEPLLAPLRASPDARGLARTFEALMTLPAQARGEAVAAAVEGCARLAASGGRFGAEARWALRLAELYPGDPGVIGALLLNLLHLQPGEAIYLPAGNLHAYLQGVGVEIMANSDNVLRGGCTPKHVDVPELLRVLDFRAGPVAPLRATSDGVGEEVFETPAPEFRLSRLQLRPGARVSPARRGPEILLCTEGEVRVSLAGQQLALSRGESAFVAADEGAYSLEGQGVLFRSTVGEL; translated from the coding sequence ATGGAGCGGCTCGACAACGTCATCCAGCCCTATGCGTGGGGCTCGCGCACGGCGATCGCCGAGCTGCAGGGCCGCCCCAGCCCCTCGGCGGGGCCCGAGGCGGAGCTGTGGCTCGGGGCCCACCCCGGGGCGCCCTCGCGCGTGTCGAGCGGCTCGCTGCTCGAGCACATCCGCGCCGCACCCGAGCGGGTGCTGGGAGCGCCGGTGGTGCAGCGCTTCGGAGAGGGGCTGCCCTTCCTGCTCAAGGTGCTCGCCGCGGACACGCCGCTCTCGCTGCAGGCGCACCCCAGCCTCGAGCAGGCGCGCGAGGGGCACGCGCGCGAGGACGCGCTCGGCGTGGCGCGCACCGCCGCGCACCGCAACTACAAGGACAGCAACCACAAGCCCGAGCTCATCTGCGCGCTCACCCCCTTCGACGCGCTGTGCGGCTTCCGGCGCGTGGAGGACACGCTCGCGCTGTTCGCCGCGCTCGGGGCCCAGCGCCTGGAGCCGCTGCTCGCGCCCTTGCGCGCCTCGCCGGATGCGCGGGGGCTCGCGCGCACCTTCGAGGCGCTGATGACGCTGCCCGCGCAGGCGCGCGGTGAGGCGGTGGCCGCGGCAGTGGAGGGCTGCGCGCGGCTCGCGGCCTCGGGCGGCCGCTTCGGGGCCGAGGCCCGCTGGGCGCTGCGGCTCGCCGAGCTCTATCCGGGAGACCCGGGCGTCATCGGCGCGCTGCTGCTCAACCTCCTGCACCTGCAGCCCGGTGAGGCCATCTACCTTCCCGCGGGCAACCTGCACGCGTACCTGCAGGGCGTGGGCGTGGAGATCATGGCCAACTCCGACAACGTGCTGCGCGGCGGCTGCACGCCCAAGCACGTGGACGTGCCGGAGCTCTTGCGCGTGCTGGACTTCCGCGCGGGGCCGGTGGCGCCGCTGCGGGCCACGTCCGACGGCGTGGGCGAGGAGGTGTTCGAGACGCCGGCGCCGGAGTTCCGCCTCTCGCGCCTGCAGCTGCGGCCGGGTGCGCGGGTGAGCCCGGCGCGGCGCGGGCCGGAGATCCTCCTGTGCACGGAGGGGGAGGTGCGCGTCTCGCTCGCGGGGCAGCAGCTCGCGCTCTCGCGCGGCGAGTCTGCCTTCGTGGCGGCGGACGAGGGCGCGTACTCGCTCGAGGGCCAGGGCGTGCTCTTCCGGTCCACGGTGGGCGAGCTGTAA
- the hemE gene encoding uroporphyrinogen decarboxylase, translated as MNDRLLRAARRQPTDTTPVWLMRQAGRYLPEYRAIRGTIAFLDLCKNPDLAAEVTVQPVTRLGVDAAIIFSDILIPVEAMGIHLELGDKGPHFPNPVRTAADIERLRVPDPVEGTGFVAEAIRRTRKALNDSVPVIGFAGAPFTLAAYMVEGGGSKSYIVIKRLLFEQPKLAHQLFQKLTDTLIPYLRMQVEAGAKVVQIFDSWGGELSPFDFERFSLPYLTRMVKELQATGVPVIVFGTSMSTHLELLKRTGADVIGLDWRIQADVGRRILGPDVAVQGNLDPLHLFLPREELEARVRDILTRAGNVGHIFNLGHGILPPSDPEAAKFVVDCVHRIGAELRAK; from the coding sequence GTGAACGACCGACTCCTGCGCGCCGCCCGCCGCCAGCCCACCGACACCACCCCCGTGTGGCTGATGCGCCAGGCCGGGCGCTACCTGCCCGAGTACCGCGCCATCCGCGGCACCATCGCCTTCCTGGACCTGTGCAAGAACCCGGACCTCGCCGCCGAGGTCACGGTGCAGCCCGTCACCCGGCTCGGCGTGGACGCGGCCATCATCTTCTCGGACATCCTCATCCCGGTGGAGGCCATGGGCATCCACCTGGAGCTCGGGGACAAGGGGCCGCACTTCCCCAACCCCGTGCGCACCGCGGCGGACATCGAGCGGCTGCGGGTGCCGGACCCGGTGGAGGGGACCGGCTTCGTGGCCGAGGCCATCCGCCGCACGCGCAAGGCGCTCAACGACTCCGTGCCGGTCATCGGCTTCGCGGGCGCGCCCTTCACGCTCGCGGCGTACATGGTCGAGGGCGGCGGCTCCAAGAGCTACATCGTCATCAAGCGCCTGCTCTTCGAGCAGCCGAAGCTCGCGCACCAGCTCTTCCAGAAGCTCACCGACACGCTCATCCCCTACCTCAGGATGCAGGTGGAGGCGGGCGCCAAGGTGGTGCAGATCTTCGACTCCTGGGGCGGCGAGCTCAGCCCCTTCGACTTCGAGCGCTTCAGCCTCCCGTACCTCACGCGCATGGTGAAGGAGCTGCAGGCCACCGGGGTCCCGGTCATCGTGTTCGGGACCTCCATGTCCACGCACCTCGAGCTGCTCAAGCGCACCGGGGCGGACGTCATCGGGCTCGACTGGCGCATCCAGGCGGACGTGGGCCGGCGCATCCTCGGGCCGGACGTGGCGGTGCAGGGCAACCTGGACCCGCTGCACCTCTTCCTGCCGCGCGAGGAGCTCGAGGCGCGCGTGCGCGACATCCTCACCCGCGCGGGCAACGTGGGGCACATCTTCAACCTCGGCCACGGCATCCTGCCGCCCAGCGATCCGGAGGCCGCGAAGTTCGTGGTCGACTGCGTGCACCGCATCGGCGCGGAGCTGCGCGCGAAGTAG